The Salinibaculum sp. SYNS191 genome has a window encoding:
- a CDS encoding CDC48 family AAA ATPase, with translation MNEVQLEVAKAYPNDSGRGIARLDPDTLLHLKLSPGDIIEIEGGDTTAAKVWRADRQDWNTDTVRIDGFTRQNADVGIGERVEIRKAEAEKADTLVLAPPEEASVQFGSDAAGMVKRQILKRPVVERDIVPVMSSTNHPFMRSPGQAIPLIAVETEPEGVVLITEDTDVELREEPISGFEKTGGGITYEDIGGLQKEIQRVREMVELPMKHPQIFKKLGIEPPQGVLLHGPPGTGKTLLAKAVANETSASFFSIAGPEIISKYYGESEQQLREIFEDASEEAPSIIFIDELDSIAPKREDVTGEVERRVVAQLLTMMDGLESRGQVIVIAATNRVDSVDPALRRPGRFDREIEIGVPDEVGREEILQIHTRGMPLSDDVSLDKLATETHGFVGADIESLTKEAAMKALRRYLPEIDLDEEDIPPSLIDRMIIKRDDFRGALNEVSPSAMREVLVELPKVSWDDVGGLEDAKNEVRESVEWPMNSPERFERMGISPPSGVLLYGPPGTGKTLMAKAVANETDANFISVRGPQLLSKWVGESEKAIRQTFRKARQVAPTVIFFDELDSLAPGRGGEVGSNVSERVVNQLLTELDGLEEMEDVMVIGATNRPDMIDPALIRSGRFDRLVMIGEPDTEGREQILKIHTEDSPLAPDVSLRELAELTEGFVGSDLESIGREAAIEALREDEKAEEVEMRHFRKAMENVRPTITDDIRDYYEKMQDDFKGGGPEPQGRRSGGRIGFQ, from the coding sequence ATGAATGAAGTTCAGCTAGAGGTGGCGAAGGCCTACCCAAACGACTCGGGTCGCGGCATCGCTCGCCTTGACCCCGACACGCTCTTGCACCTCAAACTCTCGCCCGGCGACATCATCGAGATAGAGGGTGGTGACACTACGGCGGCGAAGGTGTGGCGCGCGGACCGGCAGGACTGGAACACTGACACGGTCCGCATCGACGGTTTCACGCGACAAAATGCCGACGTGGGAATCGGGGAGCGCGTCGAGATACGCAAGGCAGAAGCAGAGAAGGCGGACACGCTCGTGCTGGCCCCGCCGGAGGAGGCCAGCGTCCAGTTCGGCTCCGACGCCGCTGGCATGGTCAAGCGGCAGATACTCAAGCGGCCGGTCGTCGAGCGCGACATCGTCCCGGTGATGTCCTCGACGAACCACCCGTTCATGCGCTCGCCCGGCCAGGCGATTCCGCTCATCGCCGTCGAGACGGAACCGGAGGGCGTCGTCCTCATCACCGAGGACACCGACGTCGAACTCCGCGAGGAGCCCATCTCCGGGTTCGAGAAGACCGGCGGCGGCATCACCTACGAGGACATCGGCGGCCTCCAGAAGGAGATACAGCGCGTCCGCGAGATGGTCGAACTGCCGATGAAACACCCCCAGATATTCAAGAAACTCGGCATCGAGCCGCCACAGGGGGTGCTACTCCACGGGCCGCCCGGCACCGGGAAGACCCTGCTCGCGAAGGCCGTGGCAAACGAGACCTCCGCCAGTTTCTTCTCTATCGCCGGGCCGGAGATCATCTCGAAGTACTACGGCGAGTCCGAGCAGCAACTCCGGGAGATATTCGAGGACGCCAGCGAGGAAGCCCCGTCTATCATCTTCATCGACGAACTGGACTCCATCGCGCCGAAACGCGAGGACGTGACCGGCGAGGTCGAGCGCCGGGTCGTCGCCCAACTCTTGACGATGATGGACGGCCTCGAATCGCGGGGCCAGGTCATCGTCATCGCGGCGACGAACCGCGTCGACAGCGTCGACCCCGCCCTTCGCCGACCCGGCCGGTTCGACCGCGAAATCGAAATCGGCGTCCCGGACGAGGTGGGCCGCGAGGAGATTCTCCAGATTCACACCCGCGGCATGCCGCTGTCGGACGACGTGAGCCTCGACAAACTGGCGACCGAAACGCACGGCTTCGTCGGTGCAGACATCGAGTCGCTGACCAAGGAGGCGGCGATGAAGGCGCTACGGCGGTACCTGCCGGAGATCGACCTCGACGAGGAGGACATCCCGCCGAGTCTCATCGACCGGATGATAATCAAACGCGACGACTTCCGCGGCGCGCTCAACGAGGTGAGTCCGAGCGCGATGCGGGAGGTCCTCGTGGAACTGCCGAAGGTCAGCTGGGACGACGTGGGCGGCCTGGAGGACGCCAAAAACGAGGTCCGCGAGTCCGTCGAGTGGCCGATGAACAGCCCGGAGCGGTTCGAGCGCATGGGTATCAGCCCGCCGTCCGGTGTCCTGCTCTATGGACCGCCCGGCACCGGCAAGACGCTGATGGCCAAGGCCGTCGCCAACGAGACCGACGCCAACTTCATCAGCGTGCGCGGGCCGCAGCTGCTCAGCAAGTGGGTCGGCGAGTCGGAGAAGGCCATCCGCCAGACCTTCCGGAAGGCCCGGCAGGTCGCGCCGACGGTCATCTTCTTCGACGAACTCGACTCGCTGGCACCGGGCCGCGGCGGCGAGGTCGGTTCGAACGTCTCCGAGCGCGTCGTCAACCAGCTCCTGACGGAACTCGACGGGCTGGAGGAGATGGAGGACGTGATGGTCATCGGCGCGACCAACCGGCCGGACATGATCGACCCGGCGCTCATCCGCTCGGGCCGGTTCGACCGCCTCGTGATGATTGGCGAACCCGACACCGAGGGTCGCGAGCAGATCCTCAAGATTCACACCGAGGACTCGCCGCTGGCCCCCGACGTCAGCCTGCGGGAACTCGCCGAACTCACGGAAGGGTTCGTCGGCTCCGACCTGGAGTCCATCGGCCGCGAGGCCGCAATCGAGGCGCTGCGCGAGGACGAGAAAGCCGAGGAGGTGGAGATGCGCCACTTCCGGAAGGCCATGGAGAACGTCCGGCCGACCATCACGGACGACATCCGTGACTACTACGAGAAGATGCAGGACGACTTCAAGGGCGGCGGCCCCGAACCGCAGGGCCGGCGCAGCGGCGGCCGCATCGGGTTCCAATAG
- a CDS encoding DUF998 domain-containing protein: MTEYQTTEQASEMMRQTAGESRRLAGIAFIALSAQFMTVIMLAAAMAPNYDFNAGAISDLGVFSETALLFNASLVVVGLLNVVGGYVLYRGHGKRWLLGVFAVAGLGAVGTGLFPLDAGDLHSLFALLAFVFFNVQALAVATQVDGVMRALSALAGLLGLAFVVLMVIGDSGNTAVFGPIGHGGTERMIVYPVMLWLVAYGGYLLGTDETTGQTAGPTE; this comes from the coding sequence ATGACCGAATATCAGACGACAGAACAGGCCAGCGAAATGATGCGGCAGACGGCCGGCGAGAGCCGTCGGCTGGCGGGCATCGCCTTCATCGCCCTGTCCGCGCAGTTCATGACCGTCATCATGCTCGCCGCGGCGATGGCACCGAACTACGACTTCAACGCCGGTGCAATCAGCGACCTCGGCGTCTTCAGCGAAACCGCGCTGCTGTTCAACGCCTCGCTGGTCGTCGTGGGCCTGTTGAACGTCGTCGGCGGATACGTCCTCTACCGCGGCCACGGCAAGCGGTGGTTACTCGGCGTCTTCGCCGTCGCCGGCCTCGGCGCAGTCGGGACCGGACTCTTCCCGCTGGACGCGGGCGACCTCCACAGCCTGTTCGCGCTGCTGGCGTTCGTCTTCTTCAACGTCCAGGCGCTCGCCGTCGCCACCCAGGTCGACGGCGTGATGCGGGCGCTCTCGGCGCTGGCGGGCCTGCTGGGCCTCGCCTTCGTCGTCCTCATGGTCATCGGCGACAGCGGGAACACGGCCGTCTTCGGCCCCATCGGCCACGGCGGCACGGAGCGGATGATAGTCTACCCGGTCATGCTCTGGCTGGTCGCCTACGGCGGCTACCTGCTGGGGACCGACGAAACGACCGGACAGACTGCCGGACCGACCGAGTGA
- a CDS encoding efflux RND transporter permease subunit, translating into MLRRALQRSTDFVTKHNRIVLLVMVLLTAGVLAGIPQIDMASQAGGTTDQFQGIDRVEKSQYIQNNYTADTQRSNRSVRAVYVRDDGGNVLSKESLLAGLRYQQSVRDNESVAAALHGDGIVGLSNLVATRAAGDRGATLSEQIRALERASASEVERLVERTLSDDPRAARFLPADHDQGSAAATDRRMLVTLDTRTADETRDAAGTALYDASEKRQSAGFFVVNADAWADYRQHFFGEMVELVLPVALLLVLLVLAFAYRDLVDVVVGMSGVLLSVLWMFGLLGWLGVEAGTMSIVPVVLITGLSIDFGFHVFNRYREQRGEDEGIREPMSRGVRLVATALVLVTVTAAIGFMANVANPLPVIRDLGITITLGVVSALVLFATVVPALKISIDGVLERVGIDRRKQPLGHGRYLRPVLGGSVTLARRAAPVVLVVAVLVGAAGGVAWASLDKESYQQSDGDVAEWKQQLPGPVGWETGDVPGQSAHIDEVYQPASAADAFQSQILVEDDVTSDGTLEDVAAGVQRIEDEGVLIDQPGTQAVRSPVTAMQAVARQNDDFAAAFQRADTNGNGVPDTDLESLYDAFYAANPDVASQVLERTDGEYRSLLVTMALNGDYSEATDVVPELEDGAAVMEGEGARTATAAGGLSVQTAVLDEIVGGIIMTMVVALAAVVLTLTLVFRYMHGSATLGAVVSVPIVLVVGLVIGGMYLLGIPLTLLTALLMSLVIGMGVDYNIHVGDRFADELRAGKPPIAALQAAVTGTGGALLGSTLTSAGAFATISLVPQAQLQSFGAIVVIALVTAFLASVLVLPSLLLLWSRYSGVETPTPDSTADPMPQD; encoded by the coding sequence ATGTTACGACGAGCCCTCCAGCGAAGCACCGACTTCGTCACGAAGCACAATCGCATCGTCCTCTTGGTGATGGTCCTGCTGACGGCCGGCGTCCTCGCCGGGATTCCCCAGATTGACATGGCGAGTCAGGCCGGCGGCACCACCGACCAGTTCCAGGGAATCGACCGCGTCGAGAAGTCCCAGTACATCCAGAACAACTACACCGCGGACACTCAGCGCTCGAACCGCTCGGTGAGAGCCGTCTACGTCCGCGACGACGGCGGGAACGTCCTGTCGAAAGAGTCGCTGCTGGCGGGACTGCGGTACCAGCAGTCGGTCCGGGACAACGAGTCGGTCGCCGCAGCACTCCACGGCGACGGCATCGTCGGCCTCTCGAACCTGGTCGCCACCCGGGCAGCGGGCGACCGTGGCGCGACGCTCTCAGAGCAGATTCGCGCCCTCGAGCGTGCGAGCGCCTCCGAGGTCGAACGACTCGTCGAACGGACTCTGTCCGACGACCCGCGAGCGGCCCGCTTTCTCCCCGCCGACCACGACCAGGGGAGTGCGGCTGCCACGGACCGGCGGATGCTGGTCACGCTGGACACCCGGACTGCCGACGAGACCAGAGACGCGGCGGGAACGGCCCTGTACGACGCCAGCGAGAAGCGCCAGTCGGCCGGCTTCTTCGTCGTGAACGCGGACGCGTGGGCCGATTACCGCCAGCACTTCTTCGGTGAGATGGTCGAACTGGTGTTGCCGGTCGCCCTGCTGCTCGTCCTGCTCGTGCTGGCCTTCGCCTACCGCGACCTCGTCGACGTGGTGGTCGGGATGAGCGGCGTCCTGCTGTCGGTGCTGTGGATGTTCGGCCTGCTCGGCTGGCTCGGCGTCGAGGCGGGCACCATGAGCATCGTCCCCGTCGTCCTGATAACCGGCCTGAGCATCGACTTCGGGTTCCACGTGTTCAACCGCTACCGGGAACAGCGTGGCGAGGACGAGGGCATCCGCGAGCCGATGAGTCGCGGCGTCCGCCTCGTCGCGACGGCGCTGGTGCTGGTCACGGTGACCGCCGCCATCGGGTTCATGGCCAACGTCGCGAACCCGCTCCCGGTCATCCGCGACCTCGGCATCACTATCACGCTCGGTGTCGTCTCGGCGCTGGTCCTCTTTGCCACCGTCGTCCCCGCCCTGAAGATAAGCATCGACGGCGTGCTCGAACGCGTCGGCATAGACCGGCGCAAACAGCCACTCGGGCACGGCCGCTACCTCCGGCCGGTCCTCGGCGGGAGCGTGACCCTCGCGCGGCGGGCGGCCCCCGTCGTCCTGGTGGTCGCCGTCCTCGTCGGCGCGGCCGGCGGCGTCGCGTGGGCGAGCCTCGACAAGGAGAGCTACCAGCAGTCCGACGGCGACGTTGCGGAGTGGAAACAGCAACTCCCCGGTCCCGTCGGCTGGGAGACCGGCGACGTCCCCGGGCAGTCGGCCCACATCGACGAGGTCTATCAGCCCGCCAGCGCCGCCGACGCCTTCCAGTCGCAGATACTCGTCGAAGACGACGTGACCAGCGACGGGACGCTCGAAGACGTCGCCGCCGGGGTGCAGAGAATCGAAGACGAGGGCGTGCTCATCGACCAGCCCGGAACGCAGGCGGTGCGGTCCCCGGTCACGGCGATGCAGGCCGTCGCCCGGCAGAACGACGACTTCGCCGCCGCGTTCCAGCGGGCCGACACGAACGGCAACGGCGTCCCGGACACCGACCTCGAATCACTGTACGACGCGTTCTACGCGGCCAATCCCGACGTCGCGAGCCAGGTCCTCGAACGGACCGACGGCGAGTACCGGTCGCTGCTCGTGACGATGGCACTCAACGGCGACTACTCGGAGGCCACCGACGTCGTCCCCGAACTCGAAGACGGGGCGGCCGTCATGGAGGGTGAGGGCGCGCGAACGGCGACGGCGGCCGGCGGGCTCAGCGTCCAGACCGCCGTCCTCGACGAGATCGTCGGCGGCATCATCATGACGATGGTCGTCGCGCTGGCGGCCGTCGTCCTCACGCTGACGCTCGTGTTCCGGTACATGCACGGCAGTGCGACCCTCGGCGCTGTCGTCTCCGTGCCGATAGTGCTGGTCGTCGGCCTCGTCATCGGCGGGATGTACCTGCTCGGGATTCCGCTGACGCTGCTGACCGCCCTGCTGATGAGTTTGGTCATCGGGATGGGCGTCGACTACAACATCCACGTCGGCGACCGCTTCGCCGACGAACTCCGCGCGGGCAAGCCGCCCATCGCCGCCCTCCAGGCGGCCGTCACCGGCACTGGCGGGGCCCTGCTCGGGAGCACGCTGACCTCGGCCGGTGCCTTCGCTACCATCTCGCTCGTTCCACAGGCCCAGTTGCAGAGCTTCGGCGCAATCGTCGTCATCGCGCTGGTGACCGCGTTCCTCGCGAGCGTGCTGGTGCTCCCCAGCCTGCTCCTGCTGTGGTCGCGGTACAGCGGCGTCGAGACGCCGACACCCGACAGCACCGCCGACCCGATGCCACAGGACTGA
- a CDS encoding CBS domain-containing protein: MDIADIATSEYVAVDADQRLGKVRSIFERDNPKGIIVTEDGEYAGIITQKQLVQSHVEDNAKAQALTRSAPKVNRTDDVREVARVLVEGNSKLAPVFESDRLWGIVTEDAILEAVLENLDALDVEEIYTTDVVTVTEKTHIGQAINHFREHGISRLPVLDEDGYLSGMVTTYDIVEVVVRDMNKSTRGERAGDMDRILDIPVYDVMSSPVATTSYEESVREAVSRMLDNDYAGLVVTPEADDRMVAGIITKTDVLRALTFTEEDHMDVQITNINLLDTISREEIRQRIEEVADKYQQMQVQHAHVRFHEHKEKMRGTPLIQCQIRLRTNKGQAAGSGEGYGADSAFRVAIDKLERNVLELKGVLADEEYRGQLLRKLGEL; the protein is encoded by the coding sequence ATGGATATTGCTGATATCGCGACCAGCGAATACGTTGCTGTTGACGCCGACCAACGCCTCGGGAAGGTGCGCTCTATCTTCGAGCGCGACAACCCCAAGGGAATTATCGTCACCGAAGACGGCGAGTACGCGGGCATCATCACCCAGAAGCAGCTCGTTCAGTCCCACGTCGAGGACAACGCCAAGGCACAGGCGCTGACGCGGTCCGCGCCGAAGGTGAACCGGACCGACGACGTGCGAGAGGTCGCACGCGTCCTCGTCGAGGGCAACTCGAAGCTCGCACCCGTGTTCGAGAGCGACCGTCTCTGGGGTATCGTCACCGAGGACGCCATCCTGGAGGCCGTTCTGGAGAACCTCGACGCGCTGGACGTCGAGGAGATATACACCACCGACGTCGTCACGGTCACCGAGAAGACCCACATCGGGCAGGCTATCAACCACTTCCGGGAGCACGGCATCTCCCGCCTGCCGGTGCTCGACGAGGACGGTTACCTCTCCGGCATGGTCACCACCTACGACATCGTCGAGGTGGTCGTCCGGGACATGAACAAGAGCACGCGCGGGGAGCGGGCCGGCGACATGGACCGCATCCTCGACATTCCGGTCTACGACGTGATGAGCAGCCCCGTCGCGACGACCTCCTACGAGGAGAGCGTCCGCGAGGCCGTCTCCCGCATGCTGGACAACGACTACGCGGGACTCGTGGTCACGCCGGAGGCCGACGACCGCATGGTCGCCGGCATCATCACCAAGACGGACGTGCTCCGCGCGCTGACGTTCACCGAGGAGGACCACATGGACGTCCAGATTACCAACATCAACCTGCTCGACACCATCTCCCGCGAGGAGATTCGCCAGCGCATCGAGGAGGTCGCTGACAAGTACCAGCAGATGCAGGTCCAGCACGCCCACGTGCGTTTCCACGAACACAAGGAGAAGATGCGCGGCACGCCGCTCATCCAGTGCCAGATTCGCCTGCGCACCAACAAGGGCCAGGCCGCCGGCTCCGGCGAGGGCTACGGCGCGGACAGCGCCTTCCGCGTCGCCATCGACAAGCTCGAACGGAACGTCCTCGAACTGAAGGGCGTCCTCGCCGACGAGGAGTACCGCGGTCAGCTCCTCCGGAAACTGGGCGAACTGTAG
- a CDS encoding DUF7546 family protein translates to MTAVRDVTPDLPRHWVLLAAAVGATLGYGLAVDPVIHSPAQLLYPVVWTAASVAALWAVRDSLGSVRPLAAAVGAGYTVLLVWTAGLLSAAVGPPNVTVHLAMPGWGPAVAYTGPFVTLRLVPFLVFGYATLGVLVALAVHQTLRATAAGFLGLFACVSCTAPLLAGIAGSLGAGSLAATLTHAQYPVATVAFLVSAGALTAVVRRSG, encoded by the coding sequence ATGACGGCCGTCCGGGACGTCACTCCCGACCTGCCGCGCCACTGGGTCCTCCTCGCGGCAGCAGTCGGTGCGACGCTGGGCTACGGGCTGGCCGTCGACCCGGTCATCCACTCGCCCGCCCAGTTGCTGTATCCGGTCGTCTGGACGGCAGCCAGCGTGGCCGCGCTGTGGGCGGTCCGCGACTCGCTGGGTTCGGTTCGCCCCCTCGCCGCCGCCGTCGGGGCCGGGTACACGGTCCTGCTGGTGTGGACCGCGGGACTGCTCTCCGCGGCGGTGGGGCCGCCGAACGTGACTGTCCACCTCGCGATGCCCGGCTGGGGGCCGGCAGTGGCCTACACCGGTCCGTTCGTGACTCTGCGGCTCGTCCCGTTCCTGGTCTTCGGCTACGCGACGCTGGGCGTGCTCGTCGCACTGGCCGTCCACCAGACGCTGCGGGCGACGGCGGCGGGGTTCCTCGGGCTGTTCGCCTGCGTGAGCTGTACCGCGCCGCTTCTGGCGGGCATCGCCGGCTCCCTCGGCGCGGGCTCGCTGGCCGCGACACTCACCCACGCGCAGTATCCCGTGGCGACGGTCGCCTTCCTCGTCTCTGCCGGCGCGCTCACTGCGGTCGTCCGCCGGAGCGGATAG
- a CDS encoding b(o/a)3-type cytochrome-c oxidase subunit 1 yields MSTKTNKSTFMDRFPESAAITRQAFLVAFVALGLGALFGIIQALHRTNVLRVFPSGDYYTLLTAHGVLLAIVFTIFFLVGLFQWAITRSLDRPPVNITFTKTWLGLMSLGSATAGIVILLGFIKEIGISADVLFTFYAPLQAHPLFYAGLTVFIVGTWLAGVDWFRSWLRWRKDNPDERIPLQAFMVLTTMIMWYIATIGVAIAVLFFLLPWSLGLIETVNPLLTRTLFWFFGHPVVYFWLLPAYLLWYTVMPKIAGGRLFSDPLARVVFILFVLLSTPVGIHHQYVDPGIAEGFKFIAMVNTMFLLLPSLLTAFTVVASIEHGARQRGGSGYLGWLKALPWRDPAFTGMALAGLMFAAGGFSGMVNAGMNINYLVHNTLWVPGHFHLTVGTAVTLTMMAGTYWLWPQITNKSIWSRPIALAQVVMWFGGMALMSNAMHVAGLYGVPRRTAEPQYQSFNFESIFGTVGELRIQIAIGGTLLFLSSVLFLSNLALSWGTPKQSGLGQTLPDPLSGPDDSPRVLDNMKLWAGLALLLVVLAYALPLGAIVADSGLLGPGGDAYPALVDGIRTVTAVFGDTVAGLAGVLP; encoded by the coding sequence ATGAGCACGAAAACGAACAAGTCGACGTTCATGGACCGCTTTCCGGAATCGGCAGCGATTACGAGACAGGCCTTCCTCGTCGCGTTCGTCGCGCTGGGACTGGGGGCGCTGTTCGGCATCATCCAGGCGCTGCACCGGACCAACGTGCTCCGGGTGTTCCCCTCCGGTGACTACTACACCCTCCTGACGGCCCACGGCGTCCTGCTCGCCATCGTCTTCACCATCTTCTTCCTGGTCGGGCTGTTCCAGTGGGCGATTACCCGCAGTCTCGACCGCCCACCCGTCAACATCACGTTCACGAAGACGTGGCTCGGCCTGATGTCGCTCGGTTCGGCGACGGCCGGTATCGTCATCCTGCTCGGCTTCATCAAGGAGATTGGCATCAGCGCTGACGTGCTCTTCACGTTCTACGCGCCGCTGCAGGCCCACCCGCTGTTCTACGCGGGCCTGACCGTCTTCATCGTCGGGACCTGGCTGGCCGGCGTCGACTGGTTCCGCAGCTGGCTGCGCTGGCGCAAGGACAACCCCGACGAGCGCATCCCGCTGCAGGCCTTCATGGTGCTGACCACGATGATTATGTGGTACATCGCCACCATCGGGGTCGCCATCGCCGTCCTCTTCTTCCTGCTGCCGTGGTCGCTCGGCCTCATCGAGACGGTGAACCCGCTGCTGACCCGGACGCTGTTCTGGTTCTTCGGCCACCCGGTCGTCTACTTCTGGCTGCTGCCGGCGTACCTGCTGTGGTACACCGTCATGCCGAAAATCGCCGGCGGCCGCCTGTTCAGCGACCCGCTCGCGCGCGTCGTCTTCATCCTCTTCGTCCTGCTGTCGACGCCGGTCGGCATCCACCACCAGTACGTCGACCCCGGCATCGCGGAGGGCTTCAAGTTCATCGCGATGGTGAACACGATGTTCCTGCTGCTTCCCAGCCTGCTGACGGCGTTTACCGTCGTCGCCAGCATCGAACACGGCGCTCGCCAGCGCGGCGGTTCCGGCTATCTCGGCTGGCTGAAGGCCCTGCCGTGGCGTGACCCCGCGTTCACCGGGATGGCACTCGCGGGGCTGATGTTCGCCGCCGGCGGCTTCTCCGGGATGGTCAACGCCGGCATGAACATCAACTACCTCGTCCACAACACGCTGTGGGTCCCCGGCCACTTCCACCTCACCGTCGGCACCGCGGTCACGCTGACGATGATGGCCGGCACCTACTGGCTGTGGCCCCAGATCACGAACAAGAGCATCTGGTCCCGGCCCATCGCGCTCGCGCAGGTCGTCATGTGGTTCGGCGGCATGGCGCTGATGTCCAACGCGATGCACGTCGCCGGCCTGTACGGCGTCCCCCGGCGGACGGCCGAACCGCAGTACCAGAGCTTCAACTTCGAGTCCATCTTCGGCACCGTCGGCGAACTCCGCATCCAGATTGCCATCGGCGGCACGCTGCTGTTCCTCTCGTCGGTGCTGTTCCTCTCGAACCTCGCCCTCTCGTGGGGCACGCCCAAGCAGTCCGGACTGGGACAGACGCTCCCGGACCCGCTCTCGGGCCCCGACGACAGCCCGCGCGTGCTCGACAACATGAAGCTGTGGGCCGGCCTCGCGCTCCTGCTCGTCGTCCTGGCGTACGCGCTCCCGCTCGGTGCCATCGTCGCGGACAGCGGCCTGCTGGGTCCGGGCGGCGACGCCTACCCGGCGCTGGTCGACGGGATACGGACGGTGACGGCCGTGTTCGGTGACACAGTCGCTGGACTCGCGGGGGTGCTGCCATGA
- a CDS encoding cytochrome c oxidase subunit II produces MHIHRYEKLWLGLSLLLIVGFIATITYGAVGAGVTMVDNGETLNPNDLGDHPKFGDPGVEQVGPNEYDVYVVAQQFVFRPGTTIAGQPPITVPANSTVNFYITSADVIHGFSVVGTNANTMAIPGEVAEVTVEVGGPQEYGIVCHEYCGQGHHNMEGLMQVVPEDEYNGSEQ; encoded by the coding sequence ATGCACATACATCGGTACGAAAAACTGTGGCTGGGGCTATCGCTGCTGCTCATCGTCGGGTTCATCGCCACCATCACGTACGGTGCCGTCGGTGCGGGCGTCACGATGGTCGACAACGGCGAGACGCTGAATCCGAACGACCTCGGCGACCACCCGAAGTTCGGTGACCCCGGCGTCGAGCAGGTCGGCCCCAACGAGTACGACGTCTACGTCGTCGCCCAGCAGTTCGTCTTCCGGCCCGGTACCACCATCGCCGGGCAGCCGCCTATCACCGTGCCCGCCAACAGCACGGTCAACTTCTACATCACCTCCGCCGACGTCATTCACGGGTTCTCCGTCGTCGGGACCAACGCGAACACGATGGCCATCCCCGGCGAGGTCGCCGAGGTGACCGTCGAGGTCGGGGGTCCACAGGAGTACGGCATCGTCTGTCACGAGTACTGCGGCCAGGGCCACCACAACATGGAGGGGCTGATGCAGGTGGTCCCCGAGGACGAATACAACGGGAGTGAACAATGA
- a CDS encoding sulfite exporter TauE/SafE family protein, whose translation MVNLAAGIALALPSAGTVSGDADLLLFLVVGALAGAHCLGMCGPLVTTYADRITAQRAGAQRDRVTLFDVRQHGLFNLGRTVGYTAVGGVLGLAGSLLVGTAATIDLIATPVRGGVGILVGLFILAAGAGYLLRGTTATATLTGLPGLGRVFGRLTGLLTAKVDRLAGSTGIVGLGTVHALLPCPILYPAYLYAFAIGDPVRGALALGLLGVGTIPTLLAYGLALGSLSVGRRRTLHRAMGVAFLALGYLPLAHGLMLFGVDLPYPDVPFYQPL comes from the coding sequence ATGGTCAACCTGGCGGCCGGCATCGCACTCGCGCTGCCGTCGGCCGGGACCGTGTCCGGTGACGCCGACTTGCTCCTCTTTCTCGTTGTCGGCGCGCTCGCGGGCGCGCACTGTCTCGGGATGTGTGGCCCGCTCGTGACGACCTACGCCGACCGAATCACCGCACAGCGCGCCGGCGCGCAGCGCGACCGGGTGACGCTGTTCGACGTCCGCCAGCACGGCCTGTTCAACCTCGGGCGGACGGTCGGCTACACCGCCGTCGGCGGCGTCCTCGGTCTCGCAGGGAGCCTCCTCGTCGGGACCGCGGCGACCATCGACCTCATCGCCACGCCGGTCCGCGGCGGCGTCGGCATCCTCGTCGGCCTGTTCATCCTCGCCGCGGGCGCGGGCTACCTGCTCCGGGGAACCACCGCGACGGCAACCCTCACGGGACTGCCCGGGCTCGGCCGCGTCTTCGGCAGGCTGACCGGCCTGCTGACCGCGAAAGTCGACCGGCTCGCCGGGTCGACGGGTATCGTCGGCCTCGGGACCGTCCACGCGCTGTTGCCCTGTCCCATCCTGTACCCGGCCTACCTCTACGCCTTCGCCATCGGCGACCCCGTGCGCGGCGCGCTCGCGCTGGGACTGCTCGGCGTGGGGACGATTCCGACGCTGCTGGCCTACGGGCTGGCGCTCGGGTCGCTGTCGGTCGGCCGCCGCCGGACCCTGCACCGCGCGATGGGCGTCGCCTTCCTCGCCCTGGGCTACCTGCCGCTTGCACACGGCTTAATGCTGTTCGGCGTCGACCTCCCCTATCCGGACGTGCCGTTCTACCAGCCACTGTGA